The window GTTCACCGACGATTTCTCCTCCGAGAGCCTTCACCATCGATGGATTTCTCCCGGCAACGACCCCGACTCGTTCACAGCCCACGGTCCATCAGGACTCCTCATAGGCCAGAGCAACACGGGCAGCGTTCCGATACTTGCAACCAGAGTCCCCGGCCATACGTGGAGTGCCCGCGCGTCAGTTCTCCTGTCGGGCGACGCAGGAGTCAGGTTCCTCCTGAGGATCGACGACACACACTGGTATGCCATCGAGGCATCCGGACCCCAAATCAGGGTCCTCGCCCAAGTCGGACCACTTCAGCAAGTGCTGGCAACGACGGAAATTAGCCCGATCCCCGATCCGCTGCAGCTGGTAATCAGTTGCAGCGACGCGCCCCTGGCGGGCCAACCGGGTAAAAATACCGGACCCGACGAAGTCACAATCGGCTTTCGAGATCGGGGCCGGCTGACGACGCTCGCCAGTCTTGATGGTAGGTATCTTTCGACGGAGGTCGCCGGCGGGTTCACTGGTCGAGTCATCGGACTGTCAGCTCTAAAAGGGAGAGTGGTGATGAAGCGCTTCGAATACGACCATCAGGTTTAGGAGTGCCCACTCCCTCAGCGTGTCCTGAAGCGAACAGCAACGGATCGGGCTTCCAAGGCCTGGTTAGGAAGCCTGCGGATGATGCTGGGTGCCAGGAAAACCCCGCGGCCGGCTGAGGCTAGCGCCGTTTCGGCCGGTAAGTCCGCCCAAAACTACGCTCGGCACCCTCGTACATGTGGTCGAGCTCCCAGTCGTAGCGGCGCCCTCCGGGGACGTCGAAGATCCGGGTACCGTCGCCGAGGAACACTGGTGCTACGAAGACCTGCAGTTCGTCGATGAGGTCGTGCTCCAGTGCTTGACGCGCGATGTCGGCGCTGATGATCTGCACATCCTTCTCGCCGGCGATCTCCTGGGCGCGGCGGACCGCCTCTACGATGTCGCAATTAAGCGCAATGATGGTGGGGTCATCGGCGATCTCCTCCGGCCGGTGGGTGAGGATGAACTCGGTGCCGGACCAGGCGCCGCCATAGGCCTCGGCGGTCATCTGATCCCTGTCGTCCCGTTGGGCTTTCGCGGCGTCATAGCCGTCCCTGCCGGAAATGATCACCGCGACCTCGCCTGCCATCCGCTCCGTGGTGCCGTCGTTGAGTGGTTCGGCATCGGATAACCAGCTCATGTCGTGTCCAGGTCCAGCGATGAAACCGTCGATGGAGCATGTGAATCCCCAGGCTACTTTGCCCATGTCTGTTCCTCGCGTGGAAGGTAGTCTGCGGTGCTGCAGATTACCTGCGGTTGAGTGATGGCTCGACTGTACTCCAGGATGAAATTGATCGGCTACGAACACCAACCCGCCAGCAGTTTTCCCTGCAGTATTTCGTGCCGTACATGAGAGCTGCCGGGGGGCGTCCGCGAAACGCGAACGCCCCCAAACGAGTCAATGCTCCAGATCAGGCCCTACGAGATGGCTGCGGGTGGTTGTTCCCCGCTGAGCACCGCGAGGGCGTTGTCGGCTGCGAGCATGGCCATGGCGGTGCGCGTCTCCACCGTGGCCGAGCCAAGGTGTGGCAGCAGCGCAACATTGTCCAACTCCAGAAGGCCGGGATGGACGCGGGGCTCGTGCTCGTAGACGTCAAGTCCGGCTCCAGCGATTGCACCCTCCCCGAGTGCTGCCGCCAGTGCATCTTCATCGACGATGGGTCCGCGCGCGGTGTTGACCAGAAAGGCCGAGTTCTTCATTGCCGCGAGTTGTTCGGCCCCGATCAGGTGATGAGTGGCGGGACCGTAGGGGCAGTGCAGGGACACGACGTCGGAAACGGCCAGCAACTCGTCCAGATCGACGCGTCGGGCATCCAGTTCCGCGGCGAGTGTTGGGTCGATCAAGCTGCGGGACTGGTAGACGATCTCCATGCCGAAGGCTTTGGCCCGCCGCGCGGTTGCTTGGCCGATGCCGCCCATGCCGACGACGCCGAGTGTCTTGCCCTGCAGACTGCTGCCAAGCAGGAAGAACATGCCCCATTTCCAATCCTGGCCGGAGCGGATGAGTCGTTCGCCCTCGCCGAGCCTCCTGGTGGCCATGAGGATGAGGCCGAAGGCGATGTCGGCTGTGGCGTCGGTGAGAACGCCGGGTGTGTTGGCGGCGATGACGCCACGTTCCACACAGGCGGGGACATCGATGTTGTCATATCCCACGGCGACGTTCGCGACGACTTTGAGCTGCGGACCGGCGGCATCGAGCAGTTCAGCATCAACGCGCTCGGTCAGCAGGGACACGATCGCGTCGGCTCCAGCCACGCGACGCAGGAGTTCCTCGCGTCCAATGGACTCAGGACCGCTCCAGGCATCGACTTCGTGTTCTGCGCGAAGCTTTTCAAGTGCAGCGTCGGGAATGCGTCCCGTGACAACGACGCGGCTCATGCGGTCACGATCCAGTCGCGGAGGCGGCCGAGTCCGTCACGGATGTTGGCGACGTCGATGCCTGAGTAGGCGAGCCGGATGTATTGCCGTTCCTCGCCGGGTTGGCGTCGGCCGAAGTGCTCACGCGTGCAGAATGAGACACCGGTTTTGTACAGTGCGTCGCTGGCGAAGTCACCGACGGCGGTGTAGCCCATTTTCTCCATGACATCGGTGACGTCGGGGAACAGGTAGAAGGTGGATTGGGGTACGGCGACGTGCATTCCAGGGACGGAATTGACGAGTTCGCAGGTAGCATCCCGGCGCTCACGAAGGATATCGAGCATTTGCTGCACCGGCTCCTGGGTGCCGCGGAGCGCTTCGATGCCTGCCCACTGTACGTAGTGCGTGGTACAGGATTCGTCGTTGGTGTTGAGTGTGCTGAGTACCTTGGCGATCTCAAGTGGCGCGACTGCGCAGCCTAGCCGTGAGCCCGTCATGGCGAACTTCTTGCTGAAGGTGTAGAGAATGACGGTTCGCTCTGCCATGCCTGGGATGGACACGATCGAGTTGGAAACACCCTCGTAGCGGGTCTCGAAGTAGGCTTCGTCAGAAAGTACCCACAGGTTATGCTCTTGGGCGATCTGCGCGATGGCTTCGCGCTCGGCCGCAGTGGACTCTGCGGAGATGGGGTTCTGCAGGTCGTTGTAAATGATCGCCACAGTTTTGGGGGTGATGGACGCGCGTACCTGGTCCAGGTCGATCGAGAAGCCCTGGCTCGTGGGGAGGTAGCGGTAAGGTACGGCTGTGCCTCCGAGGTATTCGATCTGCGATTCGTAGATCGGGAAGCCGGGATTAGGGTAGAGCACCTCCTGCCCAGGGTTCATGACTGCTTGAAGGAACTTGGTGATGACGGGCTTCCCGCCCGTCATGACCACCACGTTGTCCGGGGAAAGGCTGATGCCGCGGCGTGAGCCAATGTCTTCAGCGAGGGCTTCGCGAAGCTGTGGGATGCCCGGGCCGGGGCAGTAGCCCGTGTAACCGTCGGCGATTGCCTTGGTCATGGCCTCGACGATGTTCGGAGCAGTAGGGATGTTGATATCGCCTAGGTGGAAGGGGTAAACCACGTTTCCCTTGGCCTTCCAGGCGGCCGCAGCTTGGGCGACGCTAAAGGCAGTTTCGGTGCCGAGCCGTTCGAGTCGATGCGCGAGTTGCTGCATGCTGTTTACTCCTCGTTGA is drawn from Arthrobacter sp. 31Y and contains these coding sequences:
- a CDS encoding dihydrofolate reductase family protein, which encodes MGKVAWGFTCSIDGFIAGPGHDMSWLSDAEPLNDGTTERMAGEVAVIISGRDGYDAAKAQRDDRDQMTAEAYGGAWSGTEFILTHRPEEIADDPTIIALNCDIVEAVRRAQEIAGEKDVQIISADIARQALEHDLIDELQVFVAPVFLGDGTRIFDVPGGRRYDWELDHMYEGAERSFGRTYRPKRR
- a CDS encoding 2-hydroxyacid dehydrogenase, coding for MSRVVVTGRIPDAALEKLRAEHEVDAWSGPESIGREELLRRVAGADAIVSLLTERVDAELLDAAGPQLKVVANVAVGYDNIDVPACVERGVIAANTPGVLTDATADIAFGLILMATRRLGEGERLIRSGQDWKWGMFFLLGSSLQGKTLGVVGMGGIGQATARRAKAFGMEIVYQSRSLIDPTLAAELDARRVDLDELLAVSDVVSLHCPYGPATHHLIGAEQLAAMKNSAFLVNTARGPIVDEDALAAALGEGAIAGAGLDVYEHEPRVHPGLLELDNVALLPHLGSATVETRTAMAMLAADNALAVLSGEQPPAAIS
- a CDS encoding pyridoxal phosphate-dependent aminotransferase, translated to MQQLAHRLERLGTETAFSVAQAAAAWKAKGNVVYPFHLGDINIPTAPNIVEAMTKAIADGYTGYCPGPGIPQLREALAEDIGSRRGISLSPDNVVVMTGGKPVITKFLQAVMNPGQEVLYPNPGFPIYESQIEYLGGTAVPYRYLPTSQGFSIDLDQVRASITPKTVAIIYNDLQNPISAESTAAEREAIAQIAQEHNLWVLSDEAYFETRYEGVSNSIVSIPGMAERTVILYTFSKKFAMTGSRLGCAVAPLEIAKVLSTLNTNDESCTTHYVQWAGIEALRGTQEPVQQMLDILRERRDATCELVNSVPGMHVAVPQSTFYLFPDVTDVMEKMGYTAVGDFASDALYKTGVSFCTREHFGRRQPGEERQYIRLAYSGIDVANIRDGLGRLRDWIVTA